Below is a genomic region from Mycoplasma phocoeninasale.
ATTTTTTCTCAAGCATAATTTTTAAGTTATTTATACTATTCAAGTTACCAAATTCAATAATTTGAATTAAATTTTTACATTTTGCATCGGCAAAAATAATTTTTTCGGGGCCAACAGAATTTAGAATGAAATCCTCTATAAACACGAGTGAATTATTCAATTTATATTTTTCAACATTATCATAAAAATTAAAAATAAGGTCTTTGTAAATGTCAAGGTTTTTAATACTGTCATTAGTTGCGTGATTTAATTCTAAAAATCTATTTTTAAAAGTTAGTTTTCTAGTAGCAAATTTTTTATTACTAAAATTTTTGAAAAGTATTTCTTCATTTGTAATTATTTTTGATTCTTTAATTTCGTCCTCAATAATTTTATATTGCTTTTCAAAGTCAATAAAATCATTTTCTTCTAGTCATTTATTGCTAATTTCAATTAATTTTCCTTGTTTTTCGCCAGCATATCTAATTTTAATATAGTCAAATAAGATATTAAATTTTTCTTCGCTAATATTATTTAGAAGTTGATTATTAAATGTTACCATCCGTGAGTAGCATTTAACATATGTTTTAGCAGCAGTAACAATTTGTTCTATTGCTGCTTTTGCTTCAACTGGTGAAAAATCTTCAAATGGAAAAATAAAAAAAAGTTTATTTCATTTTAGAATTGGTTTAATATTAAAAATTTCTTTAACAGCACATTGTTTTTTAAATAAGTTAATAAAGTTTTCAACGGTCGAAATATTGCTAACATTTAAAATAAAAGCAAGGGCAAAATATTTATTTTTTTCATCAAATAAATATTCATTGCTTTCCTCGATTTCCTTGAATACTTTTTCATCTTTAACGCTAAAATTTTTTCACTCAATAAAGCAATTAGCTAGGTCACCTTCAAAATTATTAACTTGAAACTTAATAAAGGATTGTATTTGTAACATTTTATTATCAATAATTGAAAATCTAATTTTTTCTGCTTTTTTAGCTTGGAGAAGATTTTCAATCTGCTCTTTAATCTCGGAAGGAAGGCAATTTAAAAAATCAGAGAGTTTAACTCATTTACCGCTAGACAAAGCGGTTTTTCTAAAAAATCAAGGATCAACATTTCTCACTTCACTATCATTATTAATTTTTATTC
It encodes:
- a CDS encoding MHO_4530 family protein — encoded protein: MNSSNNIHEEYNVLLVIIWLISIVLIFLAVTFLIFIIGKRRYAKIQNSEGYMSLSVDLKKSRIKINNDSEVRNVDPWFFRKTALSSGKWVKLSDFLNCLPSEIKEQIENLLQAKKAEKIRFSIIDNKMLQIQSFIKFQVNNFEGDLANCFIEWKNFSVKDEKVFKEIEESNEYLFDEKNKYFALAFILNVSNISTVENFINLFKKQCAVKEIFNIKPILKWNKLFFIFPFEDFSPVEAKAAIEQIVTAAKTYVKCYSRMVTFNNQLLNNISEEKFNILFDYIKIRYAGEKQGKLIEISNKWLEENDFIDFEKQYKIIEDEIKESKIITNEEILFKNFSNKKFATRKLTFKNRFLELNHATNDSIKNLDIYKDLIFNFYDNVEKYKLNNSLVFIEDFILNSVGPEKIIFADAKCKNLIQIIEFGNLNSINNLKIMLEKKLKGERINLAIKINKISEPIVNLISPWIKFIWIGENITSRLSDPATLLLLNSLFKKAMQHDIKVVLEKLNYKFYKKVLYKYKQNIIYTNID